The region TGCCCGAACTACTGAACATGCTGAGGCTGACAATGCCGGTGCCGCCGTCGGTGATTACCCGTGACATTGAGGGCGAAACCTTTTTCGATATTCTCTACCGGTGTGATTTTAACGCCCGGCAAAATATCCACCAGATTGAGAAGATCTTTTCCGTGAAAGAAGAGTTTACGCCGGAGTGGGTGCCCGGCGCCGATCTGGCGCTGCCGGTAATCGCTCAGGAAGACCACGTATTACCGGACAAACACTACCTGCTGTTGGGGCTGGATTTGTTTGACGCCGTTGAGCAAGGGGATATCTGCATCTCGCCGCATGGCTGGGGAGACAATCATCTGACCGGTAAAGACATGTCGGCAAGCGAGTTTCTGGAACTGAAACCCCGGCCTGCTTGCCTCTATGCCGGCGTGTTGCATGGACATGCAGGACAGCCGTTGTCGCCGCCGCAGCTGTTAGGCTGGCTTGAGCGGATGCGGCAGGCCCACGGTCATCCGTCTTCTACCGTGGTGCTGCTGGCGCCGGTGGCTGAATTGTCCGGCTTTGCCGGCTGGTTCGGTCTGTATCAGCGCAAAGACGCTGCGGGGAGCGCGTTGCAGTGGCAAAGCCTGTCGGTGCTGGTGAAAGACGTTCATTTCTGGGAAGCGATGAAGGAAACCGGGCTGGCGCATAATGTGTATGTCAGCGGTATGGGCGCGAATACGACTTCTCGGGGGAACTAGTTTCTCTGCTTTGCCGGTTCTTTTTGGTTGCTGGCGTATTTCAGGCTGGCGCCACCTCCTCAGTTATAAGGCTATCTCTTGGTCTGGATGCCTGATCAAGAGATTTTTCCTGTTGATAAATATCCAACCTACCTTAACGCTAAACGTGCCTGTCCTTCACTATTATTCAGGGCGCGCGGCTCATGGCTTGGCTACTGGGGTGTTTTGAGCGGTTTCTTGATAGGAAATGTCGCGAAGGGTTTGATTTCTTTGAGGACAAACATGCTTTGCATCTCTTTGATGCCAGGCAGGCGTCTGATGACGGACATAGCGAATTCCGCATAGGAATCCAGATCGCGTGAAACCACCTGCAACAGGAAGTCGGCGTCGCCACCCATGCTGTAGCAGGCCACCACGTCTTCCAGGTCTGTCACTTCCTGCTCGAATTTACGCGCCTGAGCTTCACTGTGGCTATCAATCGTGACACGAACGAACACCATGACGCCAAGGCCAATTTTCCGGCGGTCCAGCACGGCGCGGTAGCTTTGGATGACATCTTCTTCTTCCAGCTTGCGGACTTTGCGCCAGCATGGAGAGGGAGACATACCTATTTGTTCTGCTAATGTCTGGTTAGTGATTCGGGCATCTTTCTGTAACAGGGTCAGAATCTTAATGTCTGTTAGGTTTAGTTTCATTCTGGTAATTTTCTTTCTTTTTGATGTCTTATATAGGTTAATCTTACCCTTATTGGTTGTATTCTCAACGGTTATAGATAGAAAATTTCCTTTTTAATGACTCATAATACTTTTACAAATCTAATGGGTAATGCGGTCAGTAAAGGGAGCGGTAAGGAAAAGTATGATCCTGCATATTGTGCTGTTCACATTCAAAACCCTTATAACTGGTCATCGCCAGCTGCGCTGGAAACGGAAGAAATTACACGGAGTCATCCGCTTCATATCAGTGAGATTCGTGGTTGGGGATGTGGACGAAATATTACTGATAGAGCGGTGGCTGCCGATTTCGTTGTGTTAGGTATGTTCGATACCCAGCAGGATGTTGCTGCTTATCTTGTCCACTCAAATCATCAGGTTGGGGTGGAAAAGTGGAAAGCTATCGCTGAATGGAACGTAGTGGATATCGATTTGAATAGCGATTTATCGCATACCTATGGCCTGTTACGGTCGCTGGGAATGGCGGGAAATAATTGCCTTGAGGTCGTTGGGGATTAATCATGAAATTTGATGCAGCTTCTCATAAATGTACGATTGTTATCGATAAAGATTTAGGTGCGGGCCTTTCGATCAACGCGGCCAGCGTCATTGGTATCAGTTTTGGGCGGACGGTGGAGAACCTGGTCGGTCCGGATATGCAAAGTCAGGATGCCGTGAACTACCCTGGTGTGATTTATGCTCCGTTGCCGGTGTTGCTGGCGCCGGGGGGATACGTGCAGGAGTTGCTTCGACATGCCGAAAATGATGAAGAAGTTTACGCCATGCCTTTCAGCGCACTAGCGCAGTCCTGCCGAACCTATGATGAATATGGTGAGCGAATATCTGCGGTAAGTAGCGATAATATCGAACTGGTGGCGATTGGATTAATTGGTCCGAAAAAGAAAATTACGCGGCTAACGGGTAATCTCCCACTCTTTAAATAATATATGAGTTATTTGTTAATTCACGCAGGTTTTATTAGTAATGGCGACTCTTGCTAATAAATATTGTGTGGAATGCAATCGTGCTTTTCTGCTCTACGCGAGCATCAGAAAATACAATTAATATCAACGTTGGGTTATGTCACCAACCATTCTTTATTTTATAAAAAACATTTGGCAGGATTGACTGCTAATGATGTGAGTCAATTCAGCCTTGAGCAGATATCTTCATTACCTTTTACTACAAAAGAGGATTTGCGTAAAAACGGCGGATTATTGCCTTCGGCAGCTTTGCATGACTGTTGGGTTTATTATGAAACAACAGGCACAACCGGTTCTCCCACTCCGTGCCCACGTAATGAAATTGATTCATTACATAACAATACGCCTTTGATTATTCGCTTATGAAGAGGCTAGAGAACAATTAAATCAGAGTAATGGTTTATTGATTGTGGCAAATGCATATCCTCAGATTAACGATTTCTATATGGATCTCCGACTGAAATTAACGGGAACCTTTGTGTTTGATACACCGCTTTATGGACTGGCGATTAAGGAAACGCTACCCAATCGTCCAGTGATCGTTGCCTCTCATCCTGCGCCTGTCCCACTTATTCAGGAACTCTTGCCGGACGGTTTAAGTGTGGATCGCGTGGTTACGATGTCATCCACCAGCGCGGCGGCCCAGGCGGTAGCCAACCATGAAGTTGATATGGCATTGACGACGGAAGTGGCTGTCAACAGGAAACTGGTTTAGACATGTGACTGGAATATAACCACAACGTTGAATGAGGAAAGAGACACAATGCTGGAACCCGCACAAATCCTGGCTTATATCACCGCATTGGGGTTGGCGGCTGCCATTCCCGGCCCGGGGATGACGGCGCTGGTGGCGCGTAGTGTCAGTGGCGGCGCGATCACTGGCTTTACTATGCTGGCTGGCTTGATTATCGGCGATTTGATTTACCTGTCATTTGCTGTTTTCGGATTGGCGGTCGTGGCGCACAGCTACGGTGCGCTGTTTACCCTGATCAGTTGGGGGGCTGCAGTTTACCTTGGCTGGCTTTCCTGGCAGTTCTGGAGCCATAACCCGCAGGCTATCGCTATCGATCAAAGAATCAGCCGGCGTGAGCTGGCTTCCGCCTGGTTCTCTGGCCTGACTATTACGTTGGGTAATCCCAAAACCATTGCTTTCTATCTGGCGTTATTGCCGCTGGTAATCACTCTGGATACTGTGTCATTGCAGACTTGGGCATTGATGCTGGTGCCACTGACCATTAGCGTTTTGCTGGCGGTAGGTGCGGTATTTATTCTCGGTGCATTGAGAATTCGGCATTTGCTAGCCAGCACTCGCGCGCAGCTCTGGCTTTTCAGAAGTGCGGCGATGATTATGCTGGCCGCCTCACTGGGAATGGTGTGGAAGACACTGTAGGCGGCGCCACGCATAGCCACAGGAGGAACTACGGTCGCGTTTTCGGAGGAGCAGGAGGACTGGCGTTGTCTCCCGCCTGCGGTTCTTATCCCTGATACAAAAAACGACACAGCTGAAACGCCATAAAAATCATGTAGCAGCCGATCAGGCTGTCGATGACGCGCCAGGTGATCGGGTTGGCGAAATAGCGCGAGCAGGCGGCGGCCGTGTAGCCGATGGTGTAAAACCAGATAAACGACGCGCTGATAGAGCCGGCCAGATAAAACAGTTTCAGGTCGGGGGCGATGCCGGAGGAAATGCCGCCGATGATCGCCACCGTGTCCAGATAGACATGCGGATTGAGCAGGCTGACCGCCAGACAGGTGCCGATCACCGTACGCCGGCGGCGTAGGCCGTCGCCCTGCGTGGTGAGCGTCAGCTGGTTGTTGCCGCGCCAGGCGCTTTTCAGCGCGTTGTAACCGTACCACAGCAGAAACAGCACCCCGGCCAGCGTCAGCGTGGTGATCGCCGGTTTGCTGTCGTTGATGATTTTGCCAAGCCCCAGCACGCCGAGCGTCATCAGCGCCATATCGCATAAAAAGCACACCGAACTGACCCAGAACACATGTTCCCGGCGCATCCCCTGACGCAACACGAACGAATTCTGCGCGCCGATCGCGACGATCAAACCGGCACTGGTCATAAAGCCGGTGATAAAAACAGGTAGTGGCATGGTTTCTCTTGAATCCCGAGTGAATCAATAACGTGAAGAATTACGCCGGGGCGGGGCGTTATCCCCCGCTCCGGCGTTCGGCGTGCATCATTGATAAATTACGGCGATAAGGCCAATGAATAGATTTAATCGGTAATCAGGCCGGCTAATGCTTTGAAAAGATATTCTCCCGGTGGTGCTGAATATGCGCGAGCTTCGGCGCATATTTCTCCTCTTTGGGCAGATGCAGCGGCTTGCCTTCATATTGTTCAAACTGACTTTGCACAATATCGCTGGTCAGGACTTTGATGCGCGGCGACAGCAGTAATTCCAGGTGATCGTTAAAACCAATTAGCCCTTGGTCAAAGGCTTTGTCGTGCAACGCGGACAGACATAATCCGTTGCTGGGATCCAACCGGTGCTCGGCGATGTCTTTCCACGGGCGAATATGGCTGGCAATCAATAAGATCGGCTCTTCCAACCCAGTAATACAGCAGCGTTCGTCGTACGCATTCAATACCCGTTTGCGAAACTGTTGTTGGCCAACGCGCGCTTTGGTGGCGGTCAGGCGTTCGTGGCCGTAATAATCGGGCGGGTTTTCTTCTTGCGCGTGCGGCGGTGTTGCATTGGGTGCCGCCAGCGCGGCTATCGCCTGTTGGCATTGCAGATCGAAGGCTTCCGGGTCTTGCTCCAGTTCTTGCCACAGTTCGCGGTCGGCTTTGGAGGCCTGACTTAATCCGGTACGCCCAGAGTCGATGATCACCGGGTCTAGACTGGCGATATTCACCAGCTTCATCGCCAGCGCGGAAGGGGTTCTGCCAATCAGCTTGGCGTAGTGGATAATATCGGGATTGCGGGAGTGGAGCTTGCCGAAGGGCAATTGGCTGTACAACGTAAATGCCACCAATAATTGGTCGCGTGTCCAGAGCGTGGTGGCTGCCATGTGTGTTCCTGCGAGTTAACGTATCGCGTTAGTCGATGCGTTAACTATGCCAGGCGGCGGTGCAAAAATCATGGTGTTCATCAACGGGATGAAGCACGAATTGCCGGGCGCATCAATTGCACCCCTTTGCCAAACCCAGTAGGGTTACGGGTACAAAAAACGTGTGGCGGCGACCTGCCGCGCACTCCACGCCTTTCATCTTCGGACATGACTTTGAACGCTGCTGTTACCTCTCAGGACGCGGGATCCGCCGTCGACGGATTACCGATGCCGGCGCGTATCGGCGCTATTTTCGCTATTGCGTTCGGCATTGCCATGGCGGTGCTGGACGGGTCGCTCGTCAACGTGGCGCTGCCCACCATCGCCGCGGATTTCAACATCAGCCCAGCGTCGTCGATCTGGATCGTCAACGCCTATCAGCTGGCGATCACCATGACGTTGCTGTCGCTGTCGTCGCTGGGCGATATCGTCGGTTATCGCCGCGTCTATCTGGTGGGGTTGGTGCTGTTTACGCTGATGTCGGTGGTGTGCGCGCTGGCGGATTCGCTGCCGATGCTGACGCTGGCGCGCATCCTGCAGGGGCTGGCGGCTGCGGCGTTGATGAGCGTCAACACCGCGCTGATCCGGCTGATTTACCCCAGAGATAAGCTCGGGCGCGGCATGGCGATCAACTCGCTGGTGGTGGCGGTGTCCACCGCCGCCGGGCCGACCGTCGCGGCGGGGATTCTGGGCGTGGCGTCGTGGCAGTGGCTGTTTGCCATCAACGTGCCGTTCGGTATTGTGGCGCTGCTGCTGGGCTGGCGTTTTCTACCGCGTAACGACGGGGTGAGGGCGCAGCGCTTCGACGCCCCGAGCGCGTTGCTGAACGCGCTGACCTTCGGGCTGTTTTTCATCGCGCTGGGCGGATTCGCTCACGGTCAGAGCCTGTGGCTGGTGCTGGGCGAACTGGCGCTCACATTGCTGGTGGGCGGCTATTTCTTCCGGCGGCAGTTGACTCAGCCTTACCCGCTGTTGCCGGTGGATCTGCTGCGTATTCCGGTCTTTGCGTTGTCGATGGGCACGTCGATCAGTTCGTTCTGCGCGCAGATGCTGGCGATGGTGTCGCTGCCGTTCTATTTCCAGAGTGCGTTGGGGATGAATGAAATCGAAACCGGTCTGCTGCTCACCCCCTGGCCGCTGGCGATCATGGCGGTGGCCCCGCTGGCGGGGCGCTGGCTTGAGCGCGTCAACGCCGGGATATTGTGCACCATCGGGCTGTCGCTGTTCGCGCTGGGGTTGTTCTCGCTGGCCTGGCTGCCGGCTTCGCCGAGTTATCTGGATATCTGCCTGCGTATGGTGCTGTGCGGCATCGGTTTCGGGCTGTTCCAGTCGCCGAACAATCACACCATCATTAGCGCGGCGCCCCGTCATCGCAGCGGCGGCGCCAGCGGCATGCTGGGCACCGCCCGGCTGGTAGGGCAGACCGCCGGCGCGGCGCTGGTGGCGCTGATGTTCAACCTGTTCGGCGGGTTAGGCACTCATGCGGCGTTGATGACTGCCGGGACCTTTGCCACGCTGGCCGCCATCGTCAGCGGTCAGCGGATTTCGCGTCTGAAAACGGACTAGTCAGGTTGTTGCCGTCGGCGCTCGGCAGGCGCAGGAACGACGGCAACGCGCAGAGGCGCTGCGTCAGTTGATGCGCTTGCTCCGCGCTAACCAGATTGGTGAATCCCATCAGTAATCCTCCGGCGCTGTCCGGCCGTTGCCGCCACTGGCTCAGTGCCTGAATGGATAACCCGGCGGAGATGGCTTCTGCCGCGATATCCACATCAAGCGAGCCTCCCGGCGGCAGGCGGGCCAGCAGATGCATTCCGCCCGCACTGGCATGAAGTTGTAGTCTGTCTCCTGCCAGTGTGGTGAGTGCGTCCTGCAGATAACGGCGGCGCTCGGCGTAGAGCGCACGCATTTTTCTGATATGCCGGGCGAAATATCCCCGCTCCATAAAGTCGGCCGCGGTGGCTTGCGCCAGCGTGAAACCATTACTGTGCAGGATTTGCGCCGTCTGCTGAAATGTCGGGATCTGTGTCTGCGGCACCACCAGATAGGCCAGTCGCAAGCCGGGGAAAAAAACTTTACTGAATGTACCGGTGTAAATAACCCGCTCGTCGCTATCCAGACTTTTTAGCGCTGGTAACGGTCGGCCGTGATAGCGGAATTCGCTGTCATAATCATCTTCGATAATCCACGCTCCCCGGCGAGCCGCCCACGCCAGCAACGCCAGACGGCGCGGCAACGATAGCGCTACGCCAAGCGGGCTCTGGTGGGTCGGCGTCACAACGGCGAAGTGGGCGTGCCCTGCGTATTGTTCACCCGCCGCCACATCGAGCCCTGCTTCATCCACCGGCACCGGAGCCAATTGCATACCGGCGTGCAGCAGAAACCGACGCGCAAACGGATAACCGGGGTCTTCATACCACCCGAGATCGCCGGGTGTGAACAGCGACCGACATATCAAATCCAGCGAGCAGTGGTAGCCTGCGGTGATGAAAACCTGTTGCTCTGAGCAGGCGATACCGCGGGAGATACCGAGATAGGCGGCAATAGCGCGGCGTAACGGGAGGTATCCCTGTGGGTCAGGGTAGGCCAGCGCATCGCCGGTCAGCGTTCGCAGGCGCTGTCCAGCCAGTCGATTCCAGGTTTTACGCGGAAAGGCGTCCAGAGCCGGTAATCCCAACTGAAAAGGCAGAATCACCGGGCTTTGCGGTTCGGGTTGCGGGCGTGATGGCGGCGGGGCGGCGGGCGCATGACCTGGCGTCAGGTTGGTCAGACTGGGTGAAACGATCGTACCGGCCGGCCCTCGGGGTAGCAGATAACCTTCGCTTGTCAGCCTCTGATAGGCCGCTTCCACCGTGCCGCGCGCCAGATTCAGCTCGCTAGCCAGACTGCGTACTGAGGGTACACGCTCGCCGGGGTGTAATTGCCCGGTGGCGATCGCATCCCGAATCCGCTGGTAAAGCTGTTGATTGAGCGGTGCCGAAGGCCGTGGCGAGAACGGTCTGGTCAGAAAATCCATCGCTATGTCCTTATCAATATGACATATCTTGCCCCTATTGAGGGGGGCATTGTTGGCCTACAGTAGCCCGCATTGCAACCCCCTTAATGCAGTAAGGAGCAGGAAGATGGCCGACATTCGCCTGGCATTGGCCAGTAGTCAGACAGAACAGCTGGCGTGTTTTAGCCTGATGCAGGCCCTGCGACCACATTTAACCGACGGTGAGCAATTTGTTCGTCAGGTACAACGACAGGCGCAGCACGGTTATCGGCTGCTCGCGGCCTGGCAGGAAGGCATGGCGATCGGGCTGGCTGGGTATCGGTTGCAGGAAAATCTGGTTTATGGGCGCTTTTTGTACGTTGATGATCTGGTATGCCAGGCCGATGTGCGCGGGCAAGGCATCGGCGATCGGCTGATGCAGGCGATGTATCAGGAGGCCGCGCGCGAACGGTGCGTTCATCTGGTGCTCGACTCTGCATTATCTAACGCGTTAGCCCATCGTTTCTATTTTCGTCAGGGGCTGCTGGCGCGAGCCCTGCGTTTTAGCGCGCCGATTCACTGTGGAGATGTACTATGAATACATTACGTTTGCCGTATGCCACCCTGTCGCCAGAAGCCTATCAGGGATTGCTGATGACCAAAAAAGCGCTGGAGAAAAGTACCCTCGGGCTTGAGCTGATAGAACTGGTTTACTTGCGCATTTCTCAGATCAACGGCTGTGCCTTTTGTTTAAAAATGCATGCTGGATGGCTGCGGGGGGCCGGCGTAAGCAATGAAAAACTGGATAGTCTGGCTGGGTGGCGGGTCTGTACATTGTTCAGCCCTCGCGAGCAGGCCGCGCTGGCCTGGACGGAATCGCTGGCGGATGTGGCGCTGACCCATGCTCCGGATGAGCACTTTACGCCGCTGCGCGAGCACTTCACCGATGCGGAGATCGCCGATCTTTGCTTTGCCATCGCGCTGATGAGTGCCTTCAATCGACTGGCTATCGGGGCACGTCAGTAACGGATACCATCGAGGTTGTGGCGGTCATCCCTGTGTTGGTGATCCCGATGGAAAGATCCAGGCGGAAAGATCCCGGCGGAAAGTACCACCACGCCAGACTTCGCCGGCATCAGCCCGCCACCATCACCGTCACTCCCAGCGCTTCGAACGCGCTGACCGCTTCCTGACTGATGCCGGCGTCGGTAATCAGGTAGTGAATGTTGCTCCAGTCGCACGGCAGGGCGAACATCGACACCTTGCCGATCTTGCTGGAATCCGCCACCACATAGACGGTCTTGGCCGAGCGGATCATGGCGCTTTTTACCTTGATGTCGGTTTCGCTGGGGAAGCTCAGCCCCATGCGCGGGGAGATGGCGGCGGTGGCGAGAAACAGCTTTTCGGCCAACACGTTTTCGAAAAAGCTGGCGGCTTTTTCCCCGGAAGTGGAGAGGGTGGGAAACTTGAAGGTGCCGCCGGTGAGCAGAATGTTGATGCCGGGTTCGCCGCCCAGTTTGAGCGCGATATTGACCGCGGTGGTGATCACCGACAGCCGGTGAATGTCCGCCATGTGCTCGACCATCGCGGTGGTGGTGGTGCCAGAATCGAAAATCACCGTGTCGCCGTTTTCGATCTGCGCGGCCGCCAGCCGGCCGATGGCGTCTTTCTCTTCCAGATTGATCTGCCGTTCCAGCAGCAGCGCGCCGGTGTTCTGCTTGCCGGTCACCAGCGTGGCGCCGCCGTAATAACGCTGAACGTAACCCTCTTTCTGCAATTCGCGCAGATCGGTGCGGATCGTGGCTTCGGTCAGCCCGAAGGTTTCGGTCAACATTTTCACGGTGACGGTACCGTCTTCGCGCACCATCTCCAGAATTTTTTCCCTGCGTTGCTGCATATCCGCCAGTTGTTCACTTTTGCTTTTCAATCGAAACTCTCCTGTACTCAAACCGGTGACGATGTTCCGCCGTCAACCCGCTAATTGCCATGAAGTTTACCCTTCACCTGCCCGGAATGCGAGGTGACGGCGGTGAAAAAGCATGGACATTTTCGCTGATCCTGCGATGCGATCCCTCCTCTGCCGCAGCTCACGCCTGCCGTATGCGCCTTCTTACCGGATCACACCGTTCTCACCGCGGTGTTATTTTGATCTGCTTTTGTTTGATATTTGATCTTGTCCACAGAATAGGCTAAACAGAGAGCGTAGTTTTCGATCGAAAATCAATTGAAAATGATCGGGAGCGATTTGTCAGCGATCAGGAGGTAAGGATGGACGTACAGACAATCAGGCAGACAGCGCGACAAGCCCGGCGCTATGTGTTGCAGATGAATCATCGGGCGGGCAAAGGGCACACCGGTGCGGATCTGTCGGAGGTGGACATCATCTGTACTCTGTTTATGGCGGTGATGGATCGTTCGCAGGCGCGGCCGAATCAGGATCGGTTCATCCTGTCGAAGGGCCACGGCGCGGGCGGGCTGTACTGCAGCGCGGCGGCGATGGGGCTGCTTGACCCGGTGATACTGGATCAGTTTATGGGCGACGACACGCTGCTGGCCGGTCACCCGATTCATCAAAAACTACCGGATCTGGTGGAGATCAACTCCGGCGCGCTGGGGCACGGGCTGCCGATCGGCGTCGGGCTGGCGCTCGGCAACCGGCTTGCCGGTCGCAGCCATCGACGTGTCTTCGTGCTGATGGGCGACGGTGAACTGGCGGAAGGCTCCAACTGGGAAGCGGCGATGGCGGCCAGCAAATTTCGGCTCGATAACCTGATCGCCATTGTCGATCGAAACCGTCTGCAACTGGCGGGAAAAACCGAAGACATTATGCCGCTGGAACCGCTGGAGGATAAATGGCGCGCTTTCGGTTTCGACGTGCACCACTGCGACGGCCACGATCCGCAGGCAATCATCCGCGCCGTCGAGGCGCCGTCGGTGGGCAAGCCGCGGGTGATCCTCGCCAATACCGAAAAAGGACACGGCATTTCGTTCATGGCCAACGTACCGGCCTGGCACCATGCCGTTCCTAACGATGAACAGCTGGCGCAGGGGCTGGCGGAGCTGGAGGACTGACGATGCAAGATTTACGTGATGCGGTAGTCGCCGCGCTGCTCGAAGAGCAAAACGCGGGCGCCAATCTGTGCGTAGTGGTGGCGGATTCCACCTCCACATCGAAAATCGCGCCGTTCGAGAAGGCCTTCCCCGAACGGGTGGTGAATGTCGGGATTGCCGAGCAAAACATGGTGGGGATGGCGACGGGTCTGTCGTTGAGCGGCCCGACGGTGTTCACCGCCAATGCCGCGCCGTTTTTGCTGGCGCGTTCCAACGAACAGGTGAAGAACGACGTCTGCTATACCGACGCCAACGTCAAAATGCTGGGGCTGAACGCCGGGTTTGCTTACGGCCCGTTGGGGGCGACCCACCACTGCATGAACGATATCGCCATCGCCCGCTCGTTCGGCAATTTGCAGATTTTCGCCCCGGCGGATGCGGTGCAGGCCAGCGCGATAGTGCGTTACGCCATTCGCCATCGCGGGCCGGTGTATATCCGTATGGACAGCGACAAGGTACCGGTGCTGCATGAGGCCGACTGGTCGCTGACGCCGGGCAAGCCGGAGGTGGTGCAACAGGGGAGCGACGTGGTGGTGTTCTGCCTCGGTACGATGGTCCATGAGGCGCTGGCCGCCGCGACGGACGCCACCATTGTGTCCTTACCTTCGCTGTGGCCTTTGGATGAAATGTCACTATTGAAAATTATTAGCGAGCATCAGTATGTGATCTCGATGGAAGAACACGTACTCAGTGGTGGCCTTGGCAGCATCATTGGTGAATTGTTGCATAAACACCATGCGCGGCAACGCTTCACCGCACTGGGTGTCCCGCCTTATGAATTTACCCATAGCAGCAGCCGCAGCGCATTGCGGCGTCAGTTCCACATCGATGCCGCCGGACTGCGCTTAACCCTGGAACAGCTTGCGTTACGCACCATTGCCTGAGGAGAAAAATCTGATGAGTCATGACAACGAGTATGACGTGAATTTGCGTTATGGCGTGGATACCGACCTGAGTCTGAGCGACAAGGTGGCGGTGGTCACCGGCGGGCTGGGCGGCATCGCGATGGCGAGCAATGAGATGCTGCTGGCGAAAGGCGCGCGGCTGGCGCTGCTGTACCCCGCGTTCGAGCGCGACAAAGCGGCGCAGGCCGCCGAACGGTTTGACCCGGCACGGGTGCTGCTGGTGGAGTGCGACGTCACGACGCCGGCGGAGGTGGAGCGGGCGTTTGCCGCGGTGGAAGCGCATTACGGCCGCATCGACATCCTGATCAACTGCGCGGGCTACGTGATGCTGCAACCGGTATTGGAAACCGAGTTCGCCGAATGGCAGAAGCAGGTTGCCGTCAACCTCACCGGGCCGTTCCTGTGCTCGCAGGCGGCGGCGCGGCGTATGGTAGCCGCCGGTCACGGCGGCAAGATTATCAACATCGCCTCGCAGGCGGCGTCGATCGCCATCGACAACCATGTCGCCTACACCTCCGCCAAGGCCGGGCTGCTGGGCATGACCAAGGTGATGGCGAAAGAGCTGGCGCCGCATCGCATCAACGTCAATACGCTGTCGCCGACGGTAGTGCTAACGCCGATGGGCGAGAAAGCCTGGCGC is a window of Dickeya solani IPO 2222 DNA encoding:
- a CDS encoding Lrp/AsnC family transcriptional regulator produces the protein MKLNLTDIKILTLLQKDARITNQTLAEQIGMSPSPCWRKVRKLEEEDVIQSYRAVLDRRKIGLGVMVFVRVTIDSHSEAQARKFEQEVTDLEDVVACYSMGGDADFLLQVVSRDLDSYAEFAMSVIRRLPGIKEMQSMFVLKEIKPFATFPIKKPLKTPQ
- a CDS encoding DUF2000 domain-containing protein, with protein sequence MKFDAASHKCTIVIDKDLGAGLSINAASVIGISFGRTVENLVGPDMQSQDAVNYPGVIYAPLPVLLAPGGYVQELLRHAENDEEVYAMPFSALAQSCRTYDEYGERISAVSSDNIELVAIGLIGPKKKITRLTGNLPLFK
- a CDS encoding phenylacetate--CoA ligase: MQSCFSALREHQKIQLISTLGYVTNHSLFYKKHLAGLTANDVSQFSLEQISSLPFTTKEDLRKNGGLLPSAALHDCWVYYETTGTTGSPTPCPRNEIDSLHNNTPLIIRL
- a CDS encoding LysE family translocator, which produces MLEPAQILAYITALGLAAAIPGPGMTALVARSVSGGAITGFTMLAGLIIGDLIYLSFAVFGLAVVAHSYGALFTLISWGAAVYLGWLSWQFWSHNPQAIAIDQRISRRELASAWFSGLTITLGNPKTIAFYLALLPLVITLDTVSLQTWALMLVPLTISVLLAVGAVFILGALRIRHLLASTRAQLWLFRSAAMIMLAASLGMVWKTL
- a CDS encoding LysE/ArgO family amino acid transporter, yielding MPLPVFITGFMTSAGLIVAIGAQNSFVLRQGMRREHVFWVSSVCFLCDMALMTLGVLGLGKIINDSKPAITTLTLAGVLFLLWYGYNALKSAWRGNNQLTLTTQGDGLRRRRTVIGTCLAVSLLNPHVYLDTVAIIGGISSGIAPDLKLFYLAGSISASFIWFYTIGYTAAACSRYFANPITWRVIDSLIGCYMIFMAFQLCRFLYQG
- a CDS encoding HNH endonuclease is translated as MAATTLWTRDQLLVAFTLYSQLPFGKLHSRNPDIIHYAKLIGRTPSALAMKLVNIASLDPVIIDSGRTGLSQASKADRELWQELEQDPEAFDLQCQQAIAALAAPNATPPHAQEENPPDYYGHERLTATKARVGQQQFRKRVLNAYDERCCITGLEEPILLIASHIRPWKDIAEHRLDPSNGLCLSALHDKAFDQGLIGFNDHLELLLSPRIKVLTSDIVQSQFEQYEGKPLHLPKEEKYAPKLAHIQHHRENIFSKH
- a CDS encoding MFS transporter, which gives rise to MTLNAAVTSQDAGSAVDGLPMPARIGAIFAIAFGIAMAVLDGSLVNVALPTIAADFNISPASSIWIVNAYQLAITMTLLSLSSLGDIVGYRRVYLVGLVLFTLMSVVCALADSLPMLTLARILQGLAAAALMSVNTALIRLIYPRDKLGRGMAINSLVVAVSTAAGPTVAAGILGVASWQWLFAINVPFGIVALLLGWRFLPRNDGVRAQRFDAPSALLNALTFGLFFIALGGFAHGQSLWLVLGELALTLLVGGYFFRRQLTQPYPLLPVDLLRIPVFALSMGTSISSFCAQMLAMVSLPFYFQSALGMNEIETGLLLTPWPLAIMAVAPLAGRWLERVNAGILCTIGLSLFALGLFSLAWLPASPSYLDICLRMVLCGIGFGLFQSPNNHTIISAAPRHRSGGASGMLGTARLVGQTAGAALVALMFNLFGGLGTHAALMTAGTFATLAAIVSGQRISRLKTD
- a CDS encoding PLP-dependent aminotransferase family protein, producing MDFLTRPFSPRPSAPLNQQLYQRIRDAIATGQLHPGERVPSVRSLASELNLARGTVEAAYQRLTSEGYLLPRGPAGTIVSPSLTNLTPGHAPAAPPPSRPQPEPQSPVILPFQLGLPALDAFPRKTWNRLAGQRLRTLTGDALAYPDPQGYLPLRRAIAAYLGISRGIACSEQQVFITAGYHCSLDLICRSLFTPGDLGWYEDPGYPFARRFLLHAGMQLAPVPVDEAGLDVAAGEQYAGHAHFAVVTPTHQSPLGVALSLPRRLALLAWAARRGAWIIEDDYDSEFRYHGRPLPALKSLDSDERVIYTGTFSKVFFPGLRLAYLVVPQTQIPTFQQTAQILHSNGFTLAQATAADFMERGYFARHIRKMRALYAERRRYLQDALTTLAGDRLQLHASAGGMHLLARLPPGGSLDVDIAAEAISAGLSIQALSQWRQRPDSAGGLLMGFTNLVSAEQAHQLTQRLCALPSFLRLPSADGNNLTSPFSDAKSADR
- a CDS encoding GNAT family N-acetyltransferase is translated as MADIRLALASSQTEQLACFSLMQALRPHLTDGEQFVRQVQRQAQHGYRLLAAWQEGMAIGLAGYRLQENLVYGRFLYVDDLVCQADVRGQGIGDRLMQAMYQEAARERCVHLVLDSALSNALAHRFYFRQGLLARALRFSAPIHCGDVL
- a CDS encoding carboxymuconolactone decarboxylase family protein, whose protein sequence is MNTLRLPYATLSPEAYQGLLMTKKALEKSTLGLELIELVYLRISQINGCAFCLKMHAGWLRGAGVSNEKLDSLAGWRVCTLFSPREQAALAWTESLADVALTHAPDEHFTPLREHFTDAEIADLCFAIALMSAFNRLAIGARQ